The genomic window GGACCTCCTCGGTCATCTCGATCTGAACATCAAAGCCCTCGTGCTGTAGGGATATCTGCGGCATCGTCGTACGGTTGTCGGTTGATGACGTGGTTGTCTCTCGTCCGACAGAAAGCGGCGATGTCGCATTTTGTTTTGCACCGGTCGCCTCCCTGCCGAACAGGGCACGTCTCACGGGACCGACATGCTACCGGAAGTTTGAATGTGGGAGAGGGCGAAAGGGAATCTGATAATTCGTTGCACACCCTCCCTTTCCGATCCCTAATCCTCAACCCCTAGCTACCGGTCCGTCTTGAGTTTAACCCGGAAGGTCTCCGTATGTCATTGAGAAACGGACCTCGCGCGTCTCATGCGTTGCGGAAACGAGGCGTTATCGTCGGACATGACGCACTCTCACACTCTCATACCCAGATACTCCCATGCATTTCGGAGCAACCGCGCTGGGGAATGCTGAAATGACACACGCCCTGATAAAAGCGTCCGGTAGGTAGCCTTAATCCTTCATTCCCAATCCTCAATTCGCATTTCGCCTTCCGCACGACTCTCAACACAATCTTCCCACCAAGCCTGAATCTCACGTCACCCCATGACGTAGGCGTCATCGATTGACTAGCGAGTCACCTCATGACTACGTAGTCACTTTGTTACACTTGCACAACCCCTGCGTCTGAATGTCATCCTCCACCTCCCGCGAGTTGTCCCGTCGTGAGCGGGAACGCCAGATGCGTCGGCGCGCCATGCTGGACGCCGCCCAGTCGGTTTTTGCTGAGAAAGGATATGCCCGGGCGACGCTCGATGAGATCGCCGAGCGTGCCGAATTCGGCAAAGGCACGATCTACAACTACTTCGAAGGCGGTAAGGAAGACATCCTGTACGCCATCTTCGACAAGACGTATCAGGAGATCACGAAGATTATCTCCGAAACATTTGCGACGGATGATGGCGAGCGTACGCTTCGAGATCGCTACCACGACCTCGTGGTCCGCGGCTTCGAATTCTATAGCAACCGGGAGGATATCCTGATTATCCTCCAAAAGGAAGCGTACCGCATGGGATTCAGCGACGATACGGACCGCGCCCGGTGGTTTCATGAGTGGCACGAACGAATCTTGTCCGCTGCCTGCCCGGCGATTGAGGGGGCGATCGAAACCGGAGAAATCCGAGATCTCCCGGCCACCGCCGTCGCACACATGCTGATCAAGAACCTCGACAACCTGCTCGTCCACCGCTCCCTCGCCCGGCGGAGCCATGAGACACTCGACGAATGCACGTCTGCCGTCAGCCTGCATGACGATCCCAACGCAGCTGCCGAATTCCTCACGTCGATGCTCTTCGATGGTCTCGTCACACACGACGCCCCCCCCCTCCCGGCTCCGCCTCCTGAACGCTCTACGTGAATCTTCTCCAGAGTTCGGCCACGTCCTCAATACCTGTGTAACTTCGGCGCGTTCGTGCTCGTGACGAGGTCAACTCCGCGATTTCCGATCGGTCTCCTTCTTCCACTGTTTCGTCTCACCTGCATGCACCGCCTCCGACCCTTTCGCTTGCTGCTGACTGCGACAACCGTTCTCCTCGGTGTTGTTCTGCTGAGTATTTCGCCGCCAGCCCATGCGCAGAACACAACGGACGCCTCTGACGACGTGCTCTGGGTCCGCCAGGACCCGCTGGGAAGCGAACCCTCAGCAAAGGGCCCGCGGCTCAGCGACGAAAACGCAGATGTTATCGCGGCTCGCCTTGCCCGTCAGGTCATCCGCTCCTCTGCTCCGGACACCACGGAGCGCGACCGGGTCTACACCGACGGCGAACAGCAGACGCTGACACTCCGGGATGCCGTGCGGATCGCGCTGAAGGAGAACTACGACCTGCGCGACGCTGAGCTCGATGTGCAGGACGCTCGGGCGCAGGTCAAAGAGGCACGCGGCTCGGTCTTCCCCCGAGTCGATGTTAACGGTAGCTACACCCGTAACGTCGTTCAGGCCAACCCCTTCGCCGGCAGCGACGTCTCCTCCATTTTCGGCGGCGGCGCTCAAAGCGACTGGGTGGCATTCAACGAGCGCCGACGGACCGACGGCGACCCGTCGACCGAGCCAATTACGATCGATGAGTTTCGCGAGCGGCAACAAGAGGCCCGCGAAGCCGCCGGCGTCAACTTCGCAGACTCAAGCAACCCTTTCGGCGTCGACAATGAATTCCTCGGCTCCGTGCAGCTCACGCAGACGCTCTATGACAAGAGTGCCTTTTCCGCCCTCCGCGGGGCACAGCAATTTCAGGACGTGAGCCGTCGCGGTCTGGATCGAAGGGTGCAGACGGTTGCGAATGATGTCTACGAAGCGTTCTATGCCGCCCTCCTCGCGAAAGAACAGGTCCGTGTCCTACGCCAGCGCACCGAGCGCACCGAAGAAACACTGCAGGAAGTTTCTGCTCGCGTCCGCCGCGGTGTCGCCCCCAAACTCCAGCGCATGAGCACGGAGGTCGAGCTGTCCAACCTTCGCACCGAGCTGATCCAGGCAGAAAACGATGCCGGCCTCGCCCTCGACCAACTCAAGGTGACACTTGGGCTTTCGGTCGACGCGGACATTCAACTGAATGGAGAGCTGGAAACAGATTCTCAGGACCTGTTCATCAATACCTCCACGCAGGCGGCCATTTCGCAGGCGGTCGAGCAACGTGCCGACTTGAAGCGAGCGCAACTGGCCATCGAGCTTCGTGAGATTCAGCAGGAAACCATCGAGGCAGAGTACTACCCGCAACTCGAAGCGGTGGCCACGTTCAGTTACAGCGGGCGCGTTCCCGACAACCGGGAGCAAATTCTGACGGACCCGAACGATCCATTTTTCTACGACACGCTCGAGCGCGACTTTTTCGATGACTCGTACTGGAATCCGACGCTGACCGCCGGTCTGCGCATGTCGTGGAACGTGTTTAATGGCTTTCAGACCTCCGCCCGGATGGAGCAGCAGGATGTCGCGATTCATCGCGCGCAGCTTCAACACGACCAGCTACGCCAATCCATCGAACTGGAGGTATCCTCGGCCCTTCGTCGTCTCCAGACGGCGCGCCGCCGGATTCAGAGCCAGCGCCAGACCGTGGATAACGCCGAGACGAACTATCGACACACCGAGCGCCGACTCGCAGAGGGCGTCTCCAGCCCACTCGAACTGCGTGATGCATCTGATCAGCTTGACCGCAGCCGCTTGAATTACCTGCAGGCCGTCTACGATTACCTCGTCGCCCGAAGCGACTTCGAGACAGCCGTCGGCATGCCGCTTACGCCGGCTACCGACAACTACCAGATGACCGCCCGCTAACGCCCCGCACACACCTCTGTGCCCGACTTTCGACCTTTCGACCGTCTCCCCTTCGCACCAATGTATAAACGACTCTTCCCGCTCTTCCTCATTCCCGCTGCGCTATTCCTCACGGTGAGCATGGCTGGCTGTAGCGACAGCGAGGTTTCCGCCGGCTCGCGAGGCGAAGAGACACCCACCTCTTCCCTGACCCGTGTCGAGACGCTGGAAATGCAGGTGAGCTCGTTCGAAGATGTCATCACGTTGACCGGGAGCGTTGAAGCGCTGAATGACGCAACGCTTTCGGCTCAGGCTTCGGGTACGATCACGCAACTCGTGGATCGCGGAACGCAGGTGGCCGCCGGGGCACGGATCGCACAGATCGACCCGCGTGAGGAGCAAGCGTCTCTTGATCAACTGCAGGCTCAGTTCAACCTCGCCGAGGACCGCCTCGAACGACAGCGTCCGCTCTATCAGGATTCCATCATCTCTGCGATCGAGTTCGAACAGATCCAGGCCGAGTACAACCGCACGAAAGCAGCACTCGAAGAGGCACGGCAGCGTGTCGACAAAACACGTATCACGACGCCCTTTGCCGGAAGCGTGGAAGAACGCTTCGTCGAAAGAGGGGAGCAGGTTTCCCCCGGGACTCCGATTGCCCGCGTCGTTGGAACCAATCGTGTCCGCGTCCGCGCCGGCGTCCCTGAGCGCTATGCCAACGATATCCAACAGGGTACATCCGTTACGCTCGACTTCCGTCGTTACGGCGCCGGGGTTCGAAAATCGACGGTCACGTTCACGGGTCAGGCCATCTCGCCGGACACCCGAACCTTCCCAATCGAGGTCGAACTTGACAATAGCAACGGACGCCTGAAGCCGGAGATGGTCGCCAGCGTCCGTGTGACGCGCTCGACGTTCGACGATGCCCTCGTCGTCCCGCGCACGGCCGTCGTCCGCGATGAACTTGGTACACACCTGTACCTGGCGTCCGCGATGGACAGTGTTCACGTCGTCGAGAAACGAGACATTGTCCTCGGCCCGAGTTACGGCGAGAAAGCTGTCGTTCAGTCCGGACTCGAGACGGGCGAATCCGTCATCGTGGTCGGACAGAACAACGTCGCGCCGGGTGACACCGTCAATGTGACACAGACGTACACCACGCTGGACGCCGCCGGTCTACCGTACGAAGGCCCCGACACCGAAGGCTTTGGGTCTCCCGAGATGGACAGCGCCGAACCGGACGTGACGGAGGACGCGCCGGCCCAGACGCCATAGGTATCGCCCCCACCGCTGAACCCACTGCTGTACGCACCGAGGCCTAACCAAGAAGGCATCTCCCATGAGCATCACCGACATCGCCATCAAATACCGCACATCTGTCGTCGTCCTGACGCTGCTGCTGGTCTTTGGTGGTCTCTACAGCTACGTCAGCCTTCCGAAAGAGGCACAGCCCTCGATCGAGTTTCCGACGATCGTCGTGACGACGATCTACCCGGGCGCCAGCCCCGATGACGTCGAGTCCGTCGTGACGCAGGTCGTCGAGCAGGAGATCAGCAGCATCAATGGGATCGAGGAACTGCGCTCGATCTCAACGGAGGGCGTATCCACAATCGTGATCGAGTTTACGCCGGATGTGGAGGTCTCCGAGGCCAGCCAGAAGGTCCGGGAAAAGGTCGATATCGCCAAGGCGGATCTGCCCGAAGATACGGAGGAGCCGCTGATCAACGAAATCGACACGTCGGAATTTCCGATTTTGTCCGTCAACCTTGCTGCGGAATACTCTCTAGCGCGCCTGAAGCAGGTCGCTGAAGATGTCCAGGACGACATTGAGGGCATCCCGAGCGTGCTCGAAGCGACACTGATCGGGGGTCTGGAGCGTGAGGTCCAGGTGGATGTCGATCTGCGCGCCCTGCAGGGGTACGGACTGTCGTTCAACGACCTCATCAACACGATCCGTGCGGAGAACGCAAACCTCCCCGGCGGCTCGATCGACGTCGATCGACTGAACTACCTCGTGCGGGTGGACGGTCAATTCGACAACCCGGAGCGGGAAATCGCCGATCTCGTCGTGCGGTCCGATGGGAACAGCAGCGTCCACGTTCGCGACGTGGCCGACGTCACGTTTGGATTCAAGGATCAGGAAACCTATGCGCGCCTCAAAGTCCTGAAGGAGGAACGGGACGAAGGCGGGCTGCGGCAGGTGAATGACCTCGATGCCGACATGCTGCAGGTCATCACGCTGAACGTGAAGAAGCGCTCGGGCGACAACATTCTCGAAACGTCCGAAGAAGTCAAAGCGCTCCTCGATGACTACGCGTTTCCGAGCGGCACACAGGTCACCATCACAGGCGACCAGAGCGAGAACGTCCGCACCCTGGTGAAGGACCTGGAGAACAACATTATCAGCGGTCTGATCTTCGTCGTCGCCGTGCTGCTCTTCTTCCTCGGCGTCCGAAACGCGACGCTCGTCGGCATCGCGATTCCGCTCTCGATGTTCGTCACCTTCCTGGTCTTCCAGGCGCTCGGCTACACTCTTAACTTCATCATTCTCTTCTCGCTCATCATCGCGCTCGGCATGCTGGTCGACAACGCGGTGGTCATTGTGGAGAACATCTACAGGTTTAAGGAGAACGGGTATTCGAACTTCGAGGCCGCCCGGCTGGGTACGGCCGAGGTGGGCGGCGCCGTCGTGGCGTCGACCGCAACGACGGTCGCTGCGTTCGCGCCGATGCTATTCTGGCCCGGCATCATCGGTGAGTTCATGAGCTACCTGCCGCTCACGCTGATCATCACGCTGCTCAGTTCTCTCTTCGTCGCGATCATCATCAACCCGGTGATCACCGGTATCTTTGTCCGGGTCGAGGGGGAAGAGCCGGAAAACAAGCGTACCATTCCGAAAACAGCGAAGTGGGTTGGAGCGGGTGCCATCGTTCTGCTTGGCTTGCTCTTGGGGCTCGCCAACTGGAAGACCCTCGTCGTGATTCTGGTTGGCATTCCCCTTCTGTACTTCCTCCATACCCGCGTCTTCAAGCCGATGGGCGATCGGTTTGTCCAGACAGGACTACCCCGGCTCATCGCGATGTACCGGGACTTCCTCAAAAACATGCTGGCGCGCGATTACTCGGTCCGGTACGCGATGTGGCGCAATGTGACGGCCCTTGCGAGCTTCACCCTCGGACTGCTTATGTCGATCGCCGGTCTGGCTCTGAGTGGCGTCGGGCCGCAAATATCTGGCATCCCGTTTGGAGCGGCAGCGCTCGTGCTTCTCGTGCCGGGTGGGATTTTGCTCCTCATCGGCATCGTCGGCGTCATCCTCCATGCGTTCGAGGCCGTGTTTCTCGGTGGACGAACGAGCGTGAAAGCCGGACTCGTGTTTGCCGTCCTCATGGCAACGATCCTCGGCCTAATCTATGTCAGCCCGCGCCCGCTCGATGCGATCACGATGGCGGAAATGATGATTGCGCCTATCCTGATCGTTATTGTCGGTAGCCTCGGAGCCATCCTCAACGCGGATGGTCCTCTCATCGCCACGGACAACCGCACGAAGCTGTTATCCGGGGCGATCGCAACCCTGCTGCTCATTCTGGGCATGTATCAGCTTGCGCCCACCGGATTCGAATTTTTCCCGACGACGGACCCTAACCTGATCCAGGTGACGCTGGATGCACCGCTCGGCACGAACGTCGAATCCTCCAATCGGGTCGCCATGGAGGCGCGCCAGCGGGTCGAGGATCTGCTGCGCACCGACGAAGCCGCTCGCGAGAACGTCAAGAATCTGAACGTCAATGTCGGGATCGGCGGCGACTCGCAGTTCGGCGGTGGTGCCAACCGGGCCGAACGGTCGCGACTCACGCTGAACATGGTCGACTACGCAGACCGCGCAGAGTCCTCCGCCTCCACGCTGAAGCGCCTTCGCGATGAGCTCGCGGGACTTCCCGGCGTCGACATCGACTTCAGTCAGGATGAAAACGGACCGCCGACCGGCCCGCCCGTCAACATCGAAATCTCCGGCCCGGAGTTCGGCACCATCAAGGACATCAGTGAGACGATTAAACAGCGTCTGGAGAAGGGCGTGCAGATGGGCAAGCTCGATGGTCTCGTGGATATTCGGGACGACCTCAACACCGGCCGTCCGGAGCTGGCCGTCGAGATCGATCGGGAGCGGGCCGCGCAGTTTGGTCTCTCCACGTCCGCGATCGGGCAAACCGTGCGAGCGGCGATCAACGGAACGGAAGCGAGCCAGTATCGCGACGGCGAGGACGAGTACGACATCACCGTACGACTGCGCGAAGCCGACCGGCAGAGCCTTGAGAGCCTGAAGGAACTCACCGTTCGAAACACCCGCGGACAGGAAGTGCCGCTCGTCTCCGTCGCCTCCTTCGATGAGGGCACGGGCTTCGGCTCCATCACGCGCCTCGACCAGTCGCGTGTGGTGACCGTTCAGGGCGACGCTGCCCCGGGAGCCAACGCGAACGAGGTACTCGGACGCGTCCGCACCTACCTTGAGGATTACCGCATGAATGAGTTGCCGAGTGGGTAT from Longibacter salinarum includes these protein-coding regions:
- a CDS encoding TolC family protein, coding for MHRLRPFRLLLTATTVLLGVVLLSISPPAHAQNTTDASDDVLWVRQDPLGSEPSAKGPRLSDENADVIAARLARQVIRSSAPDTTERDRVYTDGEQQTLTLRDAVRIALKENYDLRDAELDVQDARAQVKEARGSVFPRVDVNGSYTRNVVQANPFAGSDVSSIFGGGAQSDWVAFNERRRTDGDPSTEPITIDEFRERQQEAREAAGVNFADSSNPFGVDNEFLGSVQLTQTLYDKSAFSALRGAQQFQDVSRRGLDRRVQTVANDVYEAFYAALLAKEQVRVLRQRTERTEETLQEVSARVRRGVAPKLQRMSTEVELSNLRTELIQAENDAGLALDQLKVTLGLSVDADIQLNGELETDSQDLFINTSTQAAISQAVEQRADLKRAQLAIELREIQQETIEAEYYPQLEAVATFSYSGRVPDNREQILTDPNDPFFYDTLERDFFDDSYWNPTLTAGLRMSWNVFNGFQTSARMEQQDVAIHRAQLQHDQLRQSIELEVSSALRRLQTARRRIQSQRQTVDNAETNYRHTERRLAEGVSSPLELRDASDQLDRSRLNYLQAVYDYLVARSDFETAVGMPLTPATDNYQMTAR
- a CDS encoding efflux RND transporter permease subunit, producing MSITDIAIKYRTSVVVLTLLLVFGGLYSYVSLPKEAQPSIEFPTIVVTTIYPGASPDDVESVVTQVVEQEISSINGIEELRSISTEGVSTIVIEFTPDVEVSEASQKVREKVDIAKADLPEDTEEPLINEIDTSEFPILSVNLAAEYSLARLKQVAEDVQDDIEGIPSVLEATLIGGLEREVQVDVDLRALQGYGLSFNDLINTIRAENANLPGGSIDVDRLNYLVRVDGQFDNPEREIADLVVRSDGNSSVHVRDVADVTFGFKDQETYARLKVLKEERDEGGLRQVNDLDADMLQVITLNVKKRSGDNILETSEEVKALLDDYAFPSGTQVTITGDQSENVRTLVKDLENNIISGLIFVVAVLLFFLGVRNATLVGIAIPLSMFVTFLVFQALGYTLNFIILFSLIIALGMLVDNAVVIVENIYRFKENGYSNFEAARLGTAEVGGAVVASTATTVAAFAPMLFWPGIIGEFMSYLPLTLIITLLSSLFVAIIINPVITGIFVRVEGEEPENKRTIPKTAKWVGAGAIVLLGLLLGLANWKTLVVILVGIPLLYFLHTRVFKPMGDRFVQTGLPRLIAMYRDFLKNMLARDYSVRYAMWRNVTALASFTLGLLMSIAGLALSGVGPQISGIPFGAAALVLLVPGGILLLIGIVGVILHAFEAVFLGGRTSVKAGLVFAVLMATILGLIYVSPRPLDAITMAEMMIAPILIVIVGSLGAILNADGPLIATDNRTKLLSGAIATLLLILGMYQLAPTGFEFFPTTDPNLIQVTLDAPLGTNVESSNRVAMEARQRVEDLLRTDEAARENVKNLNVNVGIGGDSQFGGGANRAERSRLTLNMVDYADRAESSASTLKRLRDELAGLPGVDIDFSQDENGPPTGPPVNIEISGPEFGTIKDISETIKQRLEKGVQMGKLDGLVDIRDDLNTGRPELAVEIDRERAAQFGLSTSAIGQTVRAAINGTEASQYRDGEDEYDITVRLREADRQSLESLKELTVRNTRGQEVPLVSVASFDEGTGFGSITRLDQSRVVTVQGDAAPGANANEVLGRVRTYLEDYRMNELPSGYSLKYTGENEDMNESFGFLTVALLIGVALISMVLIAQFNSVSAPFIIMVAVGLSLIGVLLGLILTRTPFGLMTFIGLISLAGIVVNNSIVLVDYVMQLRNQGLEKQHAIIEGGATRLRPVLLTALTTILGLIPLTFGINIDFVGLITDFAPNFQFGSENTQFWGPMGTAIISGLTFGTFLTLVIVPVMYSAFDSLGVHLALAFGGSPSGGAITTDAVAGTGELAMSGGNGVSSTQPTGDGSGFNPVKRDDSRHD
- a CDS encoding TetR/AcrR family transcriptional regulator; this encodes MSSSTSRELSRRERERQMRRRAMLDAAQSVFAEKGYARATLDEIAERAEFGKGTIYNYFEGGKEDILYAIFDKTYQEITKIISETFATDDGERTLRDRYHDLVVRGFEFYSNREDILIILQKEAYRMGFSDDTDRARWFHEWHERILSAACPAIEGAIETGEIRDLPATAVAHMLIKNLDNLLVHRSLARRSHETLDECTSAVSLHDDPNAAAEFLTSMLFDGLVTHDAPPLPAPPPERST
- a CDS encoding efflux RND transporter periplasmic adaptor subunit is translated as MYKRLFPLFLIPAALFLTVSMAGCSDSEVSAGSRGEETPTSSLTRVETLEMQVSSFEDVITLTGSVEALNDATLSAQASGTITQLVDRGTQVAAGARIAQIDPREEQASLDQLQAQFNLAEDRLERQRPLYQDSIISAIEFEQIQAEYNRTKAALEEARQRVDKTRITTPFAGSVEERFVERGEQVSPGTPIARVVGTNRVRVRAGVPERYANDIQQGTSVTLDFRRYGAGVRKSTVTFTGQAISPDTRTFPIEVELDNSNGRLKPEMVASVRVTRSTFDDALVVPRTAVVRDELGTHLYLASAMDSVHVVEKRDIVLGPSYGEKAVVQSGLETGESVIVVGQNNVAPGDTVNVTQTYTTLDAAGLPYEGPDTEGFGSPEMDSAEPDVTEDAPAQTP